The Micromonospora sp. Llam0 genome includes a window with the following:
- a CDS encoding xanthine dehydrogenase family protein molybdopterin-binding subunit: MNTIGQSIRRLEDERLLRGRGRFHDEVVRPGQLWLRVVRSPVAHARIRGIDTTAAASGPGVVDVITAAALGDMPPIPVRQPAPGIDFTPYLQTPLARAFVRYVGDPVAAIVAEDPYLAEDAAERVVLDLEELPVALDARNAAGTRPESWRGASAEVGVVEFGYGGIDAVMATAPHVVSLDLRIGRHTGTPLEPRGLVAEYDERTGRLTVWGAVKVPHFNRRVMARMLRFAEHRIHMVEADAGGSFGIRGEFYPEDLLVPFLALRTGRPVKWSEDRREHLTAANHAREQEHRIELAFDADCRLLGLRNEGWLDTGGYIRTHGAVVATLAAGMMGGPYRLPAFRSRIHIVTTNKTPVGTFRAPGRFQNNFVREHALDVAATRLGIDPVELRRRNLLDATELPHRRPMRIFGAPMLLDGTDHLGHFDKSMVAVDYESWRKEARQARAAGRLVGTGCAVILEKAGLGHDSAFVDVDVTGAVRVAMGGSNVGQGIETVMAQIVAEVFDVDPSTVTVVLSDTDILRDGAGTFGSRSTVVGGMAVRMAAEEVLRKARQIAADLLKAELDELVVRDGTLGSTRDPHAGVTLAEIAMASQTPRYLRTGEEPGLVGRGTYVADGMTYPYGAHYAQTEVDPDTGAVRVLRYAVTYEIGRAVNPAMVRGQLAGGAAQGIGGALFEEFRYDERGVPQVVNFDAYRMPRATDVPEVQVELFEDSPAPGNLLGLRGAGEGGTAGPGAAIANAVRDALQIEGDLAALPLHPARVKALLRRRDTD, encoded by the coding sequence GTGAACACGATCGGACAGTCGATCCGACGCCTTGAGGACGAGCGGCTACTGCGGGGACGCGGGCGCTTCCACGACGAAGTGGTCCGCCCCGGGCAACTCTGGCTGCGGGTGGTGCGCTCTCCGGTGGCCCACGCCCGCATCCGTGGTATCGACACCACCGCCGCCGCGAGCGGTCCAGGTGTGGTGGACGTGATCACCGCAGCCGCGCTGGGCGACATGCCCCCCATCCCGGTCCGGCAGCCCGCACCAGGCATCGACTTCACGCCGTACCTGCAGACGCCGCTCGCCCGGGCATTCGTCCGATACGTCGGCGATCCGGTGGCGGCGATTGTGGCGGAAGACCCCTATCTCGCCGAGGACGCCGCCGAGCGGGTGGTGCTCGACCTTGAGGAGCTGCCCGTCGCACTGGACGCGCGGAACGCGGCGGGCACCCGCCCGGAGTCCTGGCGCGGGGCGAGCGCCGAGGTCGGCGTCGTCGAGTTCGGCTACGGCGGCATCGACGCCGTCATGGCCACCGCGCCCCACGTCGTCTCGCTCGACCTGCGCATAGGCCGGCACACCGGTACTCCGCTAGAGCCGCGCGGTCTCGTGGCGGAATACGACGAACGCACTGGTCGGCTCACCGTCTGGGGCGCGGTGAAGGTGCCGCACTTCAACCGGCGGGTGATGGCCCGCATGCTCCGCTTCGCCGAGCACCGCATCCACATGGTGGAGGCGGACGCGGGCGGCAGCTTCGGCATCCGCGGCGAGTTCTACCCGGAGGATCTGCTCGTGCCGTTCCTCGCCTTACGCACCGGACGGCCGGTCAAGTGGAGCGAGGACCGTCGCGAACACCTCACGGCCGCGAACCACGCCCGTGAGCAGGAGCACCGCATCGAGTTGGCGTTCGACGCCGACTGCCGCCTGCTCGGCCTGCGTAACGAGGGCTGGCTTGACACCGGCGGCTACATCCGGACGCACGGCGCCGTCGTCGCCACACTGGCCGCAGGGATGATGGGAGGCCCGTACCGGCTGCCGGCCTTCCGCTCGCGGATCCACATCGTCACCACCAACAAGACCCCGGTCGGTACGTTCCGTGCGCCGGGCCGGTTCCAGAACAACTTCGTCCGGGAGCATGCCCTCGACGTCGCCGCGACGCGGCTCGGAATCGATCCGGTGGAACTCCGCCGCCGCAACCTGCTGGACGCGACCGAGCTTCCGCACCGGCGCCCGATGCGCATCTTCGGGGCGCCCATGCTCCTCGACGGCACCGACCACCTCGGCCACTTCGACAAATCGATGGTGGCGGTCGACTACGAGTCCTGGCGGAAGGAGGCGCGGCAGGCGCGCGCCGCGGGCCGGCTCGTGGGCACCGGCTGCGCGGTCATCCTGGAAAAGGCGGGTCTCGGCCACGACAGCGCGTTCGTGGATGTGGATGTCACGGGAGCGGTACGGGTCGCGATGGGCGGGTCAAACGTCGGCCAAGGCATCGAGACCGTGATGGCCCAGATCGTCGCCGAGGTATTCGACGTCGACCCGTCGACGGTGACGGTGGTGCTCTCCGACACCGATATCCTCCGCGACGGCGCCGGGACGTTCGGAAGCCGGTCGACCGTGGTCGGCGGCATGGCGGTCAGGATGGCGGCCGAGGAGGTGCTGCGCAAGGCCCGGCAGATCGCGGCCGACCTGCTCAAGGCGGAGCTGGACGAGTTGGTGGTGCGCGACGGCACGCTGGGGTCGACCCGCGATCCGCATGCGGGGGTGACACTCGCCGAGATCGCGATGGCCAGCCAGACGCCTCGGTACCTGCGTACCGGCGAGGAGCCCGGGCTCGTCGGCCGCGGCACCTACGTTGCCGACGGCATGACGTACCCGTACGGGGCACACTACGCACAGACAGAGGTCGATCCGGACACCGGCGCGGTCCGGGTACTGCGCTACGCCGTCACGTACGAGATCGGCCGCGCCGTCAACCCCGCCATGGTGCGTGGTCAACTGGCTGGCGGTGCGGCGCAGGGCATCGGGGGCGCCCTGTTCGAGGAGTTCCGCTACGACGAACGCGGTGTGCCGCAGGTGGTCAACTTCGACGCGTACCGGATGCCACGAGCGACCGATGTCCCGGAGGTCCAGGTCGAGCTCTTCGAGGATTCACCGGCCCCGGGTAACCTGCTCGGGCTGCGCGGCGCCGGCGAAGGTGGCACCGCCGGGCCGGGGGCGGCCATCGCCAACGCTGTACGGGACGCGCTGCAGATCGAGGGGGACCTGGCCGCCCTGCCGTTGCACCCGGCCCGCGTGAAGGCCCTGCTGCGGCGACGTGACACGGACTGA
- a CDS encoding XdhC family protein — MRNLVDGLLRWQAAGEAFALASVVEVHGSAPRRPGAALAVRRDGVVIGSVSGGCVESEVYELARAVLSSGEAATARFGYRDDDALAVGLTCGGEIEVFVQAVPAQLRTPVARVLRAVGSQRPVALVRVLTGEERRSGASIAVFADGHHGSTGDAGLDAALVSEARARLDTGVTGTVWCGRHGERDRAEVRAFVEAYPQQPRLLLFGATDYAAALAEVGRFLGYRVTVCDPRPAFATPQRCPAADEVVVQWPHRYLTSTVTDARTAMCLLTHDQRYDVPLLVEALRRPLGYVGALGSRRTHAERIHRLREAELTASELSRLRSPIGLDLGASTPEETAVSIAAELVALRYGGSCLPLSGTDTPIHKSVAAGVGEDSASYSADRGMAVPIG, encoded by the coding sequence ATGCGGAATCTGGTCGACGGTCTGCTCCGGTGGCAGGCCGCGGGTGAGGCGTTCGCGCTCGCCTCGGTGGTGGAGGTCCATGGGAGCGCGCCCCGGCGACCCGGTGCGGCACTGGCGGTACGTCGTGACGGCGTGGTGATTGGCAGCGTCTCCGGGGGGTGTGTGGAAAGCGAGGTGTACGAGCTGGCTCGCGCCGTGCTGTCCAGCGGGGAGGCGGCCACGGCACGCTTCGGTTACCGTGACGACGATGCGTTAGCGGTCGGGTTGACCTGCGGCGGCGAGATCGAGGTCTTCGTGCAGGCCGTGCCGGCGCAGCTGCGGACCCCGGTGGCGAGGGTGCTGCGGGCGGTCGGGTCCCAGCGCCCGGTGGCGCTGGTGCGCGTACTGACCGGGGAGGAAAGGCGATCCGGGGCGTCGATCGCCGTGTTTGCTGACGGCCACCACGGCAGTACCGGGGATGCTGGGCTGGACGCGGCGTTGGTCAGCGAGGCAAGAGCCAGGCTCGACACCGGCGTCACCGGCACGGTGTGGTGTGGCCGGCACGGCGAGCGCGACCGCGCCGAGGTTCGGGCGTTCGTCGAGGCGTACCCGCAGCAGCCGCGGCTGCTGCTGTTTGGTGCGACGGACTACGCGGCGGCGCTCGCCGAGGTCGGTCGGTTCCTGGGCTACCGGGTGACGGTATGTGATCCGCGGCCCGCGTTCGCCACTCCGCAGCGCTGCCCGGCGGCGGACGAGGTGGTGGTGCAGTGGCCACATCGCTACCTCACCTCGACCGTCACCGATGCGCGAACCGCGATGTGTCTGCTGACCCACGACCAGCGGTACGACGTGCCGCTGCTGGTGGAGGCACTGCGGCGGCCGTTGGGCTACGTCGGCGCGCTCGGTTCGCGCCGGACGCACGCCGAGCGAATCCACCGCCTGCGCGAGGCAGAGCTCACCGCATCGGAGTTGTCCCGACTGCGGTCTCCGATCGGCCTCGATCTGGGGGCCAGCACGCCCGAGGAGACGGCGGTCTCGATCGCCGCCGAACTGGTCGCGCTCAGGTACGGGGGCAGTTGTCTGCCGCTGTCCGGGACGGACACGCCGATCCACAAGAGTGTGGCCGCCGGTGTGGGAGAGGATTCGGCCAGCTATTCAGCGGACCGGGGGATGGCGGTGCCGATCGGCTGA
- a CDS encoding HAD family phosphatase — protein MDALASACYPVSLGIDHLVGPDGRLTGEVRQPMIGAAKAAAVVHVIASLDLVAADCYAYGDHASDLEMLLQVGHPVVVGTDPVLLDHANRRGWRVLPADAGPAPAVDVRPDESRRTLAQPIGTAIPRSAE, from the coding sequence ATGGATGCCCTCGCGTCCGCTTGCTACCCCGTATCCCTTGGAATCGATCATCTAGTCGGGCCCGACGGCCGGCTCACCGGCGAGGTTCGGCAGCCGATGATCGGGGCGGCGAAGGCGGCTGCCGTTGTGCACGTGATCGCCTCGCTCGACCTCGTCGCGGCGGACTGCTATGCCTACGGTGACCACGCGAGTGACCTGGAGATGCTGCTACAGGTCGGCCACCCGGTCGTCGTGGGCACCGACCCGGTGCTGCTCGATCACGCCAACCGGCGGGGGTGGCGGGTACTGCCTGCGGACGCCGGACCGGCGCCCGCGGTCGATGTCAGGCCAGACGAGAGTCGCCGAACACTCGCTCAGCCGATCGGCACCGCCATCCCCCGGTCCGCTGAATAG
- a CDS encoding IS982 family transposase: MHVDLDTLATALYVRIDDELKASPHLNRWRPAVGITARITDAELITVSVMQALLGYHNETRWIRYARKSIIHLFPHLPKQPGYNKRLRALTTQLAHFITVLATDTDPWRHPIRIADSTPVPCGTSRETVQRSDLAGWAGYGYCASHSRLFWGLRLHLVTTVHGLPVAFALTNAKTDEREVLIDLVTLQPGMFHHPDGVILVVDKGYRDRDTEIWLNDNDVTVVRPAYRTEPARPGRGLLRAVRQTIESVNQTFKSQLDLEQHGGRTITGVAVRVLQRVLALTAAIWHNWHTGQPTLRSLTAFDH; encoded by the coding sequence GTGCACGTCGATCTGGACACCCTCGCGACCGCACTGTACGTCAGGATCGACGACGAACTGAAGGCGTCCCCGCACCTCAACCGGTGGCGTCCAGCGGTCGGCATCACCGCCCGGATCACCGACGCCGAACTCATCACGGTGTCAGTGATGCAGGCACTACTCGGCTACCACAACGAGACCCGCTGGATCCGCTACGCCCGCAAATCCATCATCCACCTGTTCCCCCACCTGCCCAAACAGCCCGGCTACAACAAACGGCTGCGAGCGCTGACCACCCAACTGGCCCACTTCATCACGGTGCTCGCCACCGACACCGACCCGTGGCGGCACCCGATCCGGATCGCCGACTCCACACCCGTGCCCTGCGGCACATCCCGCGAGACGGTGCAGCGTTCCGACCTGGCCGGCTGGGCCGGCTACGGCTACTGCGCCTCCCACTCCCGGCTGTTCTGGGGACTACGCCTGCACCTGGTCACCACGGTCCACGGACTGCCGGTCGCGTTCGCCCTCACCAACGCCAAGACCGACGAACGTGAAGTCCTCATCGACCTGGTCACCCTGCAACCCGGCATGTTCCACCACCCCGACGGGGTGATCCTGGTCGTGGACAAGGGCTACCGCGACCGCGACACCGAAATCTGGCTCAACGACAACGATGTCACCGTCGTACGCCCCGCGTACCGCACCGAACCCGCACGACCCGGCCGGGGCCTGCTCCGCGCCGTCCGGCAGACCATCGAATCAGTCAACCAGACCTTCAAAAGCCAACTCGACCTCGAACAGCACGGCGGCCGGACCATCACCGGCGTCGCCGTCCGGGTCCTGCAACGCGTCCTCGCCCTGACCGCCGCGATCTGGCACAACTGGCACACCGGCCAACCGACCCTGCGCTCCCTGACCGCATTCGACCACTGA
- a CDS encoding haloacid dehalogenase-like hydrolase — protein sequence MSVRPSNAAFFDIDETVIAAKSMFDFLRFWTAKCGDGAGYERMVSRIRQMVQRGVHRTVTNREYYRHFHGVPLTDLQAAGADWYARYRQRPDAFITATLSELRRHRSQRTAIVLVSGSFPICVQPLAEELHADLALCTEPLDDRFQGVSGRMRSGSAGSVGRCASCARSRRSGRGRVAGPGRRRR from the coding sequence ATGAGCGTGCGGCCATCCAACGCCGCGTTCTTCGACATCGACGAAACGGTGATCGCGGCCAAGAGCATGTTCGACTTCCTGCGTTTCTGGACAGCGAAGTGTGGCGACGGCGCCGGCTACGAGCGAATGGTGAGCCGAATCCGGCAGATGGTGCAGCGCGGGGTGCATCGCACGGTCACCAACCGCGAGTACTACCGGCACTTCCACGGGGTTCCCCTCACGGACCTGCAGGCCGCCGGGGCTGACTGGTACGCCAGGTACCGCCAGCGACCCGACGCGTTCATCACCGCGACGCTGAGCGAGCTGCGTCGCCACCGTTCACAACGAACCGCGATCGTCCTGGTCTCCGGCTCGTTCCCGATATGCGTCCAGCCGCTCGCCGAGGAACTGCACGCCGACCTGGCGCTGTGCACGGAACCCCTAGATGATCGATTCCAAGGGGTCAGTGGTCGAATGCGGTCAGGGAGCGCAGGGTCGGTTGGCCGGTGTGCCAGTTGTGCCAGATCGCGGCGGTCAGGGCGAGGACGCGTTGCAGGACCCGGACGGCGACGCCGGTGA
- a CDS encoding helix-turn-helix transcriptional regulator, with protein sequence MIEAITGPETEQLDLVTVLSALADPVRLAYVQAIANARSWVPCGEVLKGSDITVGRSTLSHHLRVLREAGLTTTRVEGTRRFVSLRRDDLDARFPGLLDAVSAAPTPAKR encoded by the coding sequence GTGATCGAGGCGATTACCGGACCAGAGACCGAGCAACTAGATCTCGTCACGGTGCTGAGCGCCCTCGCCGACCCTGTCCGGCTGGCATACGTCCAGGCGATCGCCAACGCCCGATCATGGGTGCCGTGCGGCGAAGTCCTCAAGGGTTCCGATATCACCGTGGGCAGGTCGACCCTCTCGCATCACCTGCGGGTGCTTCGCGAGGCTGGCCTCACCACGACACGGGTCGAGGGGACACGCCGTTTCGTGTCGCTGCGCCGCGACGACCTCGACGCGCGTTTTCCCGGGTTGCTCGACGCGGTGTCCGCTGCCCCGACCCCCGCCAAACGATGA
- a CDS encoding MFS transporter, with translation MFMAQFDLYVVNVAAPSLRASLNAGPAALELIVGGYAFMYATGLITGGRLGDLYGHRKVFLSGTFLFTIASLLCGLADTSGQLVGYRLLQGLTAAVMVPQVLAAISAVFPPQERPRALAWFGVVMGVGAVAGQVLGGAMLAAGLFGLGWRIIFLVNVPIGLAVIVGAALLLPRTSSPNRPKLDPLGTILVSGSLALALVPLVLGRTEGWPTWAWISLALSVPTMIAALLWERALASRGGQPLLELALFRDRVFNYGLAVNIGAFASFHSFMFTLTLVLQGGFALTPLQAGLMFCPLGIAFSVASILAPRIIAQHGARVITTGTAVAAVGLFLMLTTLWMSTETTNPLLLIVPMTIIGFGNGLAVPALIGAVLSGVRSRQAGAGAGVLTTSQQFASAIGIAVFGGVFFAALGSGIDLLAYTSAFQWEVVLSLGLAALAAIVSLRLPRPSPPAR, from the coding sequence ATGTTCATGGCCCAGTTCGACCTCTACGTCGTCAATGTCGCGGCGCCCTCACTGCGTGCCAGCCTGAACGCGGGTCCTGCGGCGTTGGAACTCATCGTCGGCGGATACGCCTTCATGTACGCCACCGGTCTGATCACCGGCGGCAGACTCGGAGACCTCTACGGACACCGAAAAGTGTTCCTGTCGGGTACGTTCCTCTTCACCATCGCCTCGCTGCTGTGCGGCCTCGCGGACACCTCCGGCCAGCTGGTCGGGTATCGACTTCTGCAGGGACTGACCGCGGCCGTGATGGTGCCGCAGGTGCTTGCGGCGATCAGTGCCGTGTTTCCCCCGCAGGAGCGTCCGCGCGCTCTGGCCTGGTTCGGCGTCGTCATGGGTGTCGGAGCCGTGGCCGGGCAGGTGCTCGGTGGTGCCATGCTCGCCGCCGGCCTATTCGGCCTCGGTTGGCGGATCATCTTCCTGGTGAATGTCCCCATCGGACTCGCCGTGATCGTCGGCGCAGCGCTCCTGCTGCCGAGGACTTCGTCACCGAACCGTCCGAAGCTGGATCCGCTCGGCACCATCCTGGTGTCCGGGAGCCTGGCGCTTGCCCTCGTCCCGCTGGTGCTGGGACGGACGGAGGGGTGGCCAACTTGGGCCTGGATCAGTCTGGCCCTCTCTGTGCCCACGATGATCGCCGCGTTGCTGTGGGAGCGGGCACTGGCGAGCCGCGGCGGGCAACCGCTGCTGGAGTTGGCCCTGTTCCGCGACCGGGTGTTCAACTACGGCCTCGCGGTGAACATCGGCGCGTTCGCCTCCTTCCACAGCTTCATGTTCACCCTGACGCTCGTGCTCCAGGGTGGGTTCGCGCTCACCCCGCTCCAGGCGGGCCTCATGTTCTGCCCGCTTGGCATCGCGTTCTCGGTGGCCTCCATCCTCGCGCCGCGCATCATCGCCCAGCACGGAGCTCGCGTGATCACCACCGGTACCGCCGTCGCCGCCGTCGGACTGTTCCTCATGTTGACCACGCTGTGGATGTCCACCGAAACGACAAACCCGCTGCTGCTGATCGTGCCGATGACGATCATCGGCTTCGGCAACGGGTTGGCCGTACCAGCCCTGATCGGCGCCGTGCTGAGCGGGGTCCGCTCCCGGCAGGCTGGCGCCGGTGCCGGCGTCCTCACCACGTCGCAGCAGTTCGCCAGCGCGATCGGCATCGCCGTGTTCGGCGGAGTCTTCTTCGCCGCGCTCGGCAGCGGCATCGACCTGCTCGCCTACACGTCGGCCTTCCAATGGGAGGTCGTGCTCTCCCTGGGCCTCGCCGCGCTTGCGGCGATCGTGAGCTTGCGGCTGCCCCGTCCGTCACCGCCGGCACGGTGA
- a CDS encoding DUF5615 family PIN-like protein, whose amino-acid sequence MRFLVDNNLSPTVATGLRSHGRGDYGLAAAPDEVVLERSRQEQRVLISADRRDPGGEPRRDR is encoded by the coding sequence ATGAGGTTCCTGGTCGACAACAACCTGTCGCCAACGGTGGCGACAGGTCTGCGCTCTCACGGGCGAGGGGACTACGGCTTGGCTGCGGCGCCGGATGAGGTCGTACTGGAGCGGTCACGCCAGGAACAGCGGGTCCTGATCTCCGCAGATCGTCGCGATCCTGGTGGCGAACCTCGACGCGATCGCTGA
- a CDS encoding trypsin-like peptidase domain-containing protein: protein MTVRRVSSRTLGAGASWLTGVVAYAAAVAMALAALVTPTSATAAPPYTLDERALAIASPSLVYVEVVYTGYLRDKQSSAPLRASPITFTRRCSGFVVGAGGEVITNGLCVRPAKDTAAQNALYSLGRILVAEKTLEADALDRYVADNLHQSIFTGLEAADEPDHQVYGQFGVAPTGGLTESPAIPGEVVEVLDAGAGNIALVKLEQQNLPAVELASSGTLDPGASLVVVGYATDEVDPRTATYSLRSKPVKVIGTGARGSASLYRINEDVGIHSLGGMAIDTNGHVVGVLDNDLELPDRANRALVPMTTVTALLTEAGVDNALGETDQLFRSGLDAYFAGDYETAISQLGTVVENSPVNSVAQTYRQNATELQKIEDSFSGGAGWLIWASGAAGGALVIGLIVLVVLLLQRRARRRAASAELVSPAATYPFSPVSGYPGQPTPGYPSAPAYPTQQPAQEYPPAPIYQPPAPVYQPPGPTYQAPAARQGAAPDDETWPDDETLPDEIGPDRRH from the coding sequence ATGACTGTTAGGCGAGTTTCATCCCGTACGCTCGGCGCGGGCGCGTCGTGGCTGACCGGCGTTGTCGCGTACGCGGCGGCGGTCGCCATGGCGCTGGCGGCCCTTGTAACGCCAACTTCGGCGACCGCAGCTCCGCCGTACACGCTGGATGAGCGCGCCCTGGCGATCGCCTCGCCGTCACTGGTCTACGTCGAGGTGGTCTACACCGGATACCTGCGCGACAAGCAGTCCAGCGCACCACTGCGCGCGTCGCCGATCACCTTCACCCGGCGGTGCAGCGGCTTCGTCGTCGGCGCCGGCGGTGAGGTGATCACCAACGGGCTCTGCGTACGGCCGGCGAAGGACACCGCGGCGCAGAACGCCCTCTACTCGCTCGGACGCATCCTCGTCGCGGAGAAGACTCTCGAGGCCGACGCACTCGACCGCTACGTCGCCGACAACCTCCACCAGAGCATCTTCACCGGTCTCGAGGCCGCAGACGAGCCGGACCATCAGGTGTACGGGCAGTTCGGCGTGGCACCCACGGGCGGTCTGACGGAGAGTCCGGCGATCCCCGGTGAGGTGGTCGAAGTGTTGGACGCCGGCGCCGGCAACATCGCCCTGGTCAAGCTGGAACAGCAGAACCTGCCCGCGGTCGAGCTGGCCTCGTCGGGCACCCTCGACCCGGGGGCTTCGCTGGTCGTGGTCGGCTACGCCACCGACGAGGTCGATCCCCGCACGGCGACGTACTCGCTGCGCTCCAAGCCGGTGAAGGTCATCGGTACGGGCGCCCGCGGCTCCGCGTCGCTGTACCGGATCAACGAGGACGTCGGCATCCACTCGCTTGGCGGGATGGCTATCGACACGAACGGTCACGTCGTCGGTGTGCTCGACAACGACCTGGAACTGCCCGACCGGGCGAACCGTGCGCTGGTGCCGATGACGACCGTCACCGCGCTGCTCACCGAGGCGGGCGTCGACAACGCGTTGGGCGAGACCGACCAGCTGTTCCGCAGCGGGCTCGACGCCTACTTCGCCGGTGACTACGAGACCGCCATCAGCCAGCTCGGCACCGTCGTAGAGAACTCGCCGGTGAACTCGGTCGCCCAGACGTACCGGCAGAACGCCACCGAGCTGCAGAAGATCGAAGACAGCTTCTCCGGCGGAGCCGGCTGGCTGATCTGGGCCAGCGGCGCGGCCGGTGGCGCGCTGGTGATCGGGCTGATCGTGCTCGTGGTGCTGCTTCTGCAGCGCCGCGCCCGCCGCCGGGCCGCGTCGGCCGAGCTGGTGTCCCCGGCCGCGACGTACCCGTTCTCGCCGGTGTCCGGGTACCCGGGCCAGCCCACGCCCGGGTACCCATCGGCACCCGCCTATCCGACACAACAACCAGCGCAGGAATACCCGCCCGCGCCCATCTACCAGCCGCCAGCGCCCGTCTACCAGCCGCCCGGACCCACCTACCAGGCGCCCGCCGCGCGACAGGGAGCAGCGCCCGACGACGAGACGTGGCCCGACGACGAGACTCTGCCCGACGAAATCGGCCCCGACCGCCGCCACTAG
- a CDS encoding DUF1501 domain-containing protein, with protein sequence MDPLTRRTFLLASGAVGGGALAAAGLGIAELLAKGDKDGEPGPADTLVIVTLYGGNDGLNTVIPYADPAYHSARPELAYAPEEVLHLDSALGLNPALGGLKRLWDDKRLAVVLGVGYPRPDRSHFRSMDIWQTASPDTPIRTGWVGRWLDGIQASPEAAVSFEPVLPPLLAGETRAGASVTLGAPQLPSGISAEMVRALGREQRGEDVLQARAATALHDFLRVDGLIRRVRESDQPFEAGAAGHLPATGTGGETSLATQLALVRRCIEAGVPTQVYSVSLGGFDTHADERPAQERLLKEVDGALTMFMDRLATSPAGRNVTVVVYSEFGRRVRANASDGTDHGTAGPVFVLGSRVAGGFHGEQPSLTDLDDGDLKATTDFRDVFGTLLTSVLHADPARYLEGYQPKPLSLLAP encoded by the coding sequence ATGGATCCGTTGACCCGACGCACGTTCCTGCTGGCCTCCGGCGCGGTCGGCGGCGGTGCGCTCGCCGCAGCCGGCCTGGGCATCGCTGAGCTGCTCGCCAAGGGCGACAAGGACGGCGAGCCCGGACCGGCCGACACGCTGGTGATCGTGACGCTGTACGGGGGCAACGATGGGCTGAACACCGTCATCCCGTACGCCGACCCGGCCTACCACTCCGCCCGGCCGGAGCTGGCCTACGCCCCCGAGGAGGTGCTGCACCTCGACAGCGCGCTCGGCCTCAACCCCGCGCTGGGCGGGCTGAAGCGGCTCTGGGACGACAAGCGGCTGGCAGTCGTCCTCGGCGTCGGATACCCCCGGCCGGACCGCAGCCACTTCCGGTCGATGGACATCTGGCAGACAGCGTCGCCCGACACGCCGATCCGGACCGGCTGGGTGGGGCGCTGGCTCGACGGGATCCAGGCATCGCCGGAAGCGGCCGTCAGCTTCGAGCCGGTGCTTCCGCCACTGCTGGCCGGCGAGACGCGGGCGGGAGCGAGTGTCACGCTCGGCGCACCCCAACTGCCCTCCGGGATCAGCGCGGAGATGGTCCGCGCGCTCGGACGCGAACAGCGGGGCGAGGACGTTCTGCAGGCGCGGGCGGCGACCGCGCTGCACGACTTCCTGCGGGTCGACGGTCTGATCCGACGGGTACGGGAGTCCGATCAGCCGTTCGAGGCCGGTGCGGCCGGCCACCTCCCAGCCACCGGCACGGGCGGTGAGACGTCACTGGCCACCCAACTCGCGCTCGTGCGACGGTGCATCGAGGCAGGTGTGCCCACCCAGGTCTACTCGGTCAGCCTGGGCGGCTTCGACACGCACGCCGACGAGCGGCCCGCGCAGGAGCGGCTGCTCAAGGAGGTCGACGGGGCGCTGACCATGTTCATGGACCGGCTGGCGACGAGTCCGGCCGGGCGCAACGTCACGGTCGTTGTCTACAGTGAGTTCGGCCGCCGGGTGCGCGCCAATGCCTCCGATGGCACCGACCACGGCACCGCCGGGCCGGTCTTCGTACTCGGCTCCCGGGTAGCCGGGGGCTTCCATGGCGAACAGCCCAGCCTCACCGACCTCGACGACGGCGACCTGAAGGCGACCACCGACTTTCGGGACGTCTTCGGCACGCTACTCACCTCCGTACTGCACGCCGATCCGGCCCGCTACCTGGAGGGGTACCAGCCGAAGCCGCTGTCCCTGCTCGCGCCGTAG